Proteins from a genomic interval of Molothrus ater isolate BHLD 08-10-18 breed brown headed cowbird chromosome 10, BPBGC_Mater_1.1, whole genome shotgun sequence:
- the LOC118689961 gene encoding LOW QUALITY PROTEIN: sentrin-specific protease 5-like (The sequence of the model RefSeq protein was modified relative to this genomic sequence to represent the inferred CDS: inserted 1 base in 1 codon): MLLQREWNGTCGPLTALKRSKFNHHTVKKRFLFMMHKKLSMVRFRYRIIKFPKLRARGKTCKLRKIKXRWVQKVTRDHQETLQRDFEGGLCNLFSSWKSKSKRLWKRYSLSDMNNNRTKSLGAENEICAPEICHTQDVSTEPCSEDPESRGHGGSVDAVPPELHARASPEAETLHQVETNGALAEDHCSDIVVSVTGKEIAVSDQDGSESKEVVCVDGLTLLQSSLQDSDVSDNFANGPLSMELTQNEDSSSQMEVEGSLNLDIFSSKLLDHPYCKSPLEEPSPESTGVKSGTRKGGKRNSQKTSRVADEQLATWLCGFLDEVMKKYGSLVPLCEKDVMGRLKEVFNEDFSHRKPFITREIMKYREKHPKTSTCNFRVFYNKHMLDMDDLATLEGQNWLNDQIINMYGELVMDAVPEKVHFFNSFFHRQLVTKGYNGVKRWTKKVDLFKKTLLLIPIHLEVHWSLITVNIPSRIISFYDSQGIHFKFCVENIRKYLLTEAKEKNRPEFLQGWQTAVTKCIPQQKNDSDCGVFVLQYCKCLALDQPFQFSQEDMPRVRKRIYKELCERQLID, from the exons ATGCTGTTGCAAAGGGAGTGGAATGGAACTTGTGGCCCCTTGACAGCTCTAAAGAGGTCCAAATTTAACCATCATACTgtaaaaaagagatttttatttatgatgCATAAGAAACTTTCTATGGTTAGGTTTCGgtatagaatcataaaattcCCAAAACTTCGAGCAAGAGGCAAGACTtgcaaattaagaaaaatca CGAGGTGGGTGCAGAAAGTTACAAGGGACCATCAGGAAACGCTTCAGCGGGATTTTGAAGGTGGATTGTgtaatttgttttcctcctggaaaTCTAAAAGTAAGCGTCTTTGGAAGCGGTACAGCTTGTCAGATATGAACAATAATAGAACCAAATCTTTAGGAGCGGAGAATGAGATCTGTGCGCCTGAGATCTGCCACACGCAGGATGTGTCCACTGAGCCGTGTTCCGAGGATCCCGAATCCAGAGGGCATGGTGGCAGTGTGGATGCTGTCCCACCAGAACTGCATGCTAGAGCTTCTCCAGAGGCAGAAACCTTGCACCAGGTGGAGACCAATGGGGCTCTTGCAGAGGATCATTGCTCTGACATTGTCGTCTCTgtgacaggaaaagaaatcGCTGTTTCAGATCAAGATGGGTCAGAATCCAAGGAGGTTGTGTGTGTTGATGGATTGACACTGTTGCAATCCTCCTTGCAGGATTCTGATGTCAGTGATAATTTTGCAAATGGACCTTTATCCATGGAGCTGACACAGAATGAGGACAGCTCTAGCCAGATGGAAGTAGAAGGCTCCTTAAACTTGGACATTTTTAGTTCAAAATTACTAGATCACCCTTACTGTAAAAGTCCTCTGGAGGAGCCTTCACCAGAAAGCACAGGAGTGAAATCAGGAACTCGGAAGGGAGGCAAAAGGAACAGTCAGAAAACTTCCCGGGTGGCTGATGAGCAGCTGGCAACATGGCTTTGTG GATTCCTAGATGAAGTTATGAAGAAATATGGCAGTTTAGTACCACTCTGTGAAAAAGATGTCATGGGAAGATTAAAAGAAGTCTTTAATGAAGATTTCTCCCATAG AAAACCTTTTATCACCAGGGAAATCATGAAGTATCGGGAAAAACATCCAAAAACCTCCACTTGCAATTTCCGGGTCTTCTATAATAAGCACATGCTAGATATGGATGATTTGGCTACACTGGAAGGCCAGAACTGGCTGAATGACCAG ATAATTAACATGTATGGTGAACTCGTAATGGATGCGGTCCCTGAAAAG gTTCATTTCTTTAACAGCTTTTTTCATAGACAGCTCGTAACCAAAGGATATAATGGGGTAAAACGATGGACTAAAAAG GTGGACTTGTTTAAGAAGACTCTCTTGTTAATTCCTATTCACCTGGAAGTCCACTGGTCCCTCATTACTGTGAACATCCCCAGTcgaattatttcattttacgATTCCCAAGGCATTCATTTTAAGTTTTGTGTAGAG aACATTCGAAAGTATTTGCTGACTGAAGCAAAAGAGAAGAATCGCCCCGAGTTCCTTCAGGGTTGGCAGACTGCTGTGACAAAG tgcattccacaacagaaaaatgacagtgactgtggggtttttgtgctCCAG taCTGCAAGTGCCTCGCCTTAGACCAGCCTTTTCAGTTCTCCCAGGAAGATATGCCCCGAGTGAGAAAAAGGATTTACAAGGAGCTGTGTGAACGCCAGCTAATAGACTAA